A genomic region of Mus musculus strain C57BL/6J chromosome 7, GRCm38.p6 C57BL/6J contains the following coding sequences:
- the Peg12 gene encoding paternally expressed 12: MPCRREEEAGDEAEGEEDDNSFLLLQQSVTLGGSADVDRLIAQIGETLQLDARHDGPASPCAAPGPPPAPPRVLAALPADKAGAPARRLLRRAASAEAGDPAPPGAVRCVLGERGRLRGRAAPYCVAEIAPGASALPQQLGLEVSPGMGKVSIPQPLSGRCRRGWLRNAAASRRQQQRRGSQSETRTSDGDPPRLLQQLLLSGNLIKEAVRRLHSRGLQLQAKLPAHSFLGPLSAPVHEPPLPGSPRAACSDPGDCDGGHSSELGTTFLSLAANNPGGHSTNL, encoded by the coding sequence ATGCCGTGCCGGAGGGAAGAGGAAGCCGGCGACGAGGCGGAGGGGGAGGAGGACGACAACAGcttcctcctgctgcagcagTCCGTGACTCTGGGGGGCTCTGCCGACGTGGACCGGCTCATCGCCCAGATCGGCGAGACGCTGCAGCTGGACGCCAGGCACGATGGCCCGGCCTCGCCATGTGCTGCCCCGGGCCCCCCGCCCGCGCCCCCGCGGGTCCTGGCCGCGCTGCCGGCGGACAAGGCCGGGGCCCCAGCGAGGCGGCTGCTACGGAGAGCAGCATCAGCGGAGGCCGGGGACCCTGCGCCCCCGGGGGCTGTGCGCTGCGTGCTGGGGGAGCGCGGGCGCCTGCGGGGCCGGGCGGCGCCCTACTGTGTGGCGGAGATCGCCCCGGGCGCCAGCGCGCTGCCCCAGCAGCTCGGCCTTGAGGTATCCCCGGGGATGGGCAAAGTAAGCATCCCGCAGCCACTGTCCGGCCGGTGCCGGCGGGGTTGGCTCCGGAACGCAGCCGCGTCCCGCCGCCAGCAACAGCGACGCGGATCTCAGTCGGAGACCCGCACGAGTGACGGCGACCCGCCCCGACTCCTGCAGCAGCTCCTTCTTTCGGGAAACCTCATCAAGGAGGCGGTGCGGAGACTTCATTCGCGAGGGCTACAGCTACAGGCAAAGCTTCCCGCTCACTCGTTCCTCGGGCCTTTGTCAGCCCCGGTGCATGAGCCGCCTTTGCCCGGGAGCCCCCGTGCAGCCTGCAGCGACCCTGGCGATTGTGATGGAGGGCACAGCTCAGAACTAGGGACGACCTTCTTGTCCCTGGCAGCTAATAACCCCGGTGGCCACAGCACCAACCTGTAG